From a single Salmo salar chromosome ssa22, Ssal_v3.1, whole genome shotgun sequence genomic region:
- the LOC106582620 gene encoding tumor necrosis factor receptor superfamily member 5, whose protein sequence is MNTQYIQMTVICFLCFWTMGLAADLRCNDMYEKDGRCCELCPPGTFLKKHCTTQAKTDCGDCPADSYSEFSDRTENCQPCLKCQQVYARACTSTANANCSCGSGFLCSDHVCSKCEKEKKCRKGEELKRTGSREYTWKCVPCPNNTYSDTEQGHCKPLTQCGTFGFVVIFPGNKTHNSKCGIHGNKEDGRYILAIGFFFFAVVLLVFLIYACIRRIEHKPKANIHGCPLSKEESGGQLIQ, encoded by the exons ATGAACACTCAATACATACAGATGACAGTCATATGTTTTCTGTGTTTTTGGACTATGGGTTTAGCAGCGGATCTACGATGCAATGATATGTATGAAAAAGATGGCAGATGTTGTGAACTTTGTCCACCAG GCACATTTTTGAAGaagcactgcaccactcaggcCAAAACCGACTGTGGTGACTGCCCAGCGGACTCCTACTCTGAGTTCAGTGACCGCACAGAGAACTGTCAACCATGCCTCAAATGCCAACAGG TCTATGCAAGAGCATGCACCTCAACCGCAAACGCAAACTGTTCTTGTGGCTCTGGTTTCCTGTGCTCAGACCATGTCTGCTCAAAATGTGAAAAGGAAAAGAAATGCCGCAAGGGAGAGGAACTGAAGAGGACAG GTTCCAGGGAATACACTTGGAAATGTGTCCCATGTCCTAATAACACATACTCGGACACTGAACAGGGTCATTGCAAACCATTGACACA GTGTGGTACATTTGGATTTGTTGTGATCTTCCCTGGGAACAAGACCCATAACTCAAAATGTGGTATACATG GAAACAAAGAGGACGGGCGTTACATTCTGGCCATTGGCTTCTTCTTCTTTGCTGTCGTCCTCTTGGTGTTCCTAATTTATGCCTGCATCAGGAGAATTGAGCACAAGCCTAAAGCTA ATATACATGGTTGCCCGCTGTCAAAAGAGGAGAGTGGAGGCCAGCTCATCCAGTAG